GTTTGATTCGCTGAGTGTAGGCGGGTTCGCCCGTTTCGGCATGCAGGCAGTAGACGGCACCGACACGGTTAACCCAGTACGCAAAGCCTTTGTGCATCATCGGAGACGCCCATGAAGGAGTTGCATCGGGCGTCTTCCAGGCAAACTCCGCTTTCCACTCGTCGCCGTTGCGGCGAACGGTCATCAGGCCGTTGGATTTCTTTGCCAGTTCTGAATTTTCACCGCGACGACCGGGTGATGCAGCGATGAAGAACCGCCCTTCTCCAAGGTCGATGGGAGTCGTGGCAGTGTTGCCGCCGACTTCTGTGAACGTCCAAAGTTGCTCGCCGGTTGCGGCATCGTAGCCATCTACACTTCCCGCCGAACTGCACACGACCTGTGGCACACCGTCGATGGTCACAATTGATGGAGAACTCCAGCTTGTCCGCGCGGTGCGATCTGTTTTCCATGCTGTGCTGCCGTCCGTTTTGTTCAACGCCACAACGTAAGAAGTCGCTGGATCGTCGATTAGCATGATCACGTGATCAGCCGTCTGCGCGGGAGATGCCGACAGGCCGAATTCATTGGTGGGTTTCGCAAATTCTTTCGTCAATGACTGGTGCCATTTTGCCTTTCCATCGTGCGAGACCGCGACAACGTCGCCGCTTTCGAAGTACGCATACACGCCTTGATTGTCGACTACCGGAGTCGGCGCGGCTCGACTGATGTAAACGCTGTTCTTTTCAGGGAATGTCGACTCTGTGATCGAATCCCAAACCTGTGTTCCCGTGGCCAAATCGTAAGCCACGACGTGCAGTTTCTGTTTCGAGTCGCCTTCCACCGATGTTAGGTAGACGCGAGAATTGCGAATCACGGGACTGGACTGTCCGTACCCTGGAATCGCAACGTTCCAGGCGATGTTCTTCGTCGGAGACCATGTCATGGGAATCGAATCGGCTGCGATGTCGGATGCTCCGGCTCCCAGGAACGCGGGCCACCGATTGGACGCAGCCGCCGGTTCATCGCCGTAACAGGACCACAGCGTAAATGCCGTCGCGCCCAGGGCGATCAGTGTGTGGCGGAATATTCTCGTGATGGAAGGTTGAGTTGTATTCATTGATCGACTCCGTGAGAGTTTCGCTTCTGCGTAACACCGCATGCTGCGCAGAATCGAAGGACTGCCGAAGGGCATCTGCTGCCCTTCGGACATATTGTGTTTAGCTGGTCGTTATTGGTGTGCTACTCGGCAGGGGCCAGATCGCTGCCTGTGGCGGAACCGGATTCGTTCAGCCATTGCAGCAGTGACCGATTATCGACAAATGGTTGGTAGCCACGATTCGCGAAGACAACTTTGCCGCCACGATCGATCACGAAAGTCCCGTGAAGCATGTCTTCCTGCTGGTCGTCGGTTTCGCGAACGTAGGTGCCCCACGTTTCGGCGACCTTCAGGTCCGGATCAGACAGCACCGGAAACTCAAATCCACCATACTCTTCGTACTTCTTGCGAGTGGCTGCGGGAAGATCGGCGCTGACGGCAACTAATTGAGCGCCAAGTTCGTTGAAGTGTTCGAGATCCTTCTGCAAAGCAAACAACTGAGCCACACAGTGACTGCAGTTGTAGCCGTAATAAAACACCAGAACCACGGGCCCCTGGCGATTGAGTTCCGCCAGCGACTGCGACTGATCCTGCGTGTCGGACAGGACAAAATCCGGAGCCGGCTTTCCGATCAAAGGATGATCTTCCGTGACGGCTCGTTCGAAATTGTCGGTTGAGAGCAGGTCCTGCAGAGACGCGGACAGCTTTTGGCTGTCGACAGCTTCCAGGTACGCATTGGCATCGGCACTGACATCGCCCGTGGCGACCAGCCCATAGTCAGCACAGATCAGTCGGCACCTTTCCAGAAAGCCTGGCGATTCGGTTCCGGTACCCGTCATTGGATGAGTCACGTGCCAGGCCATCGCGCTGCCGTACAGCAGCGCGAATCCGCCTAATACGGCCAGAAACAGTTTCGTTCCGGATCCTCGTTCCGGCGCAGTGCCGTCTTCCGGAGTAACTCCGTTCAACTCTTGATTAGCCATGATGGCGAATTCCTTATCTGGAGGCAGTTGTTGTTTTTATAGCAGGCTTAGGGAACGGAACTTGTGGTACGGCCACTGTGAGTGCGGCCGAGTAATAGGTGGCATCGTAGCCATCGCCGCTGCGTTCCGCTTCCTTGTGATGAATCACGACCAGTATGACGTTGGCTTCGGTCGGTGTGAATTCAGCTTCCCCCTTGGCATCTGTGCGGCGTTCGAACGTTTCGTCAAACTCTTCCGCCAGTTGCTGACCTCGCGGAATAAACGTGACTCGACCATTAGCCAGCGGCTTGCCTTCAAAAAGCACTCGCACGCGAATGGGCGTATTCGGACCGCTTTCCGTGACTGGGTTCGTCACCGGAACCAGTTCCAACGGATGTCCCAGCGGACGATCACAACGCATCAGCGGCCCTTTTGTGGCCGTTGGATCCGGACCGACAACAAAGTAAGTCTTGGCACTCTTGATGGCTCGGATCTTACCATGCAACGTATCCAATTCATGCGACACGACATGCAGGCCGGGCTTTGTGGTCGTGTACGGCGCGGTCCAGTAACCCTGTTTGG
This DNA window, taken from Fuerstiella marisgermanici, encodes the following:
- a CDS encoding PQQ-binding-like beta-propeller repeat protein, which produces MNTTQPSITRIFRHTLIALGATAFTLWSCYGDEPAAASNRWPAFLGAGASDIAADSIPMTWSPTKNIAWNVAIPGYGQSSPVIRNSRVYLTSVEGDSKQKLHVVAYDLATGTQVWDSITESTFPEKNSVYISRAAPTPVVDNQGVYAYFESGDVVAVSHDGKAKWHQSLTKEFAKPTNEFGLSASPAQTADHVIMLIDDPATSYVVALNKTDGSTAWKTDRTARTSWSSPSIVTIDGVPQVVCSSAGSVDGYDAATGEQLWTFTEVGGNTATTPIDLGEGRFFIAASPGRRGENSELAKKSNGLMTVRRNGDEWKAEFAWKTPDATPSWASPMMHKGFAYWVNRVGAVYCLHAETGEPAYTQRIKQSAWATPVGIGDHVYIFGKEGLTSVLNAGSEFEVVQQNALWSDDSPPINNVPTAEETSEERRRGVAMFSKPTLYGVAVVNGSIVLRTGSSLFCVRE
- a CDS encoding DUF4198 domain-containing protein, with amino-acid sequence MKTLSTIVAAALLTASAQAHAHDTWVEVNTPEVREGNVVHVDLKLGNHGNDHRDFKLHSLITLDNVSLSVMAPCGCEADLKPNLIGTAYEPKQGYWTAPYTTTKPGLHVVSHELDTLHGKIRAIKSAKTYFVVGPDPTATKGPLMRCDRPLGHPLELVPVTNPVTESGPNTPIRVRVLFEGKPLANGRVTFIPRGQQLAEEFDETFERRTDAKGEAEFTPTEANVILVVIHHKEAERSGDGYDATYYSAALTVAVPQVPFPKPAIKTTTASR
- a CDS encoding peroxiredoxin family protein; the encoded protein is MANQELNGVTPEDGTAPERGSGTKLFLAVLGGFALLYGSAMAWHVTHPMTGTGTESPGFLERCRLICADYGLVATGDVSADANAYLEAVDSQKLSASLQDLLSTDNFERAVTEDHPLIGKPAPDFVLSDTQDQSQSLAELNRQGPVVLVFYYGYNCSHCVAQLFALQKDLEHFNELGAQLVAVSADLPAATRKKYEEYGGFEFPVLSDPDLKVAETWGTYVRETDDQQEDMLHGTFVIDRGGKVVFANRGYQPFVDNRSLLQWLNESGSATGSDLAPAE